Proteins found in one Ornithorhynchus anatinus isolate Pmale09 chromosome 8, mOrnAna1.pri.v4, whole genome shotgun sequence genomic segment:
- the WDR76 gene encoding WD repeat-containing protein 76 isoform X2, producing the protein MSSVPAEARAGPEGAEGAAGGGGGGGGVGGPQLLENTPKENPSKPNFSPSPAWTAVLTKQARILLTPLSFKKGSGRQGFLPRRILEPKQCGPGENSAEDPGPRTGPAGSQALSVYSKRSREAPRLSPETAAAAADSPQDEEDSDGDERECQAAATLKKMTSRKPPCGVKRKKLKEAADETTPRRSMRLLKADPSEVPVPQVPAQPEVAADERPAPPPGPLEMVPSNQTAKDEVFGEFLQTWTEMSQLSGNIIQQPSSLESYQASLSGMAISKETVCKVTKDRIFSLAVHPSESRLLVAAGDRQGQVGLWDLDQGPAGAGVYTFAPHIQAVSCLYFSPANPAHLLSLSYDGTVRCADFSRAVFEEVYRNEDLSLSSFTFLSDDASSLLVGHWNGGVAVVDRRAPAPVQWADLGPSLVRTIHGHPLHRQYFVAAGARNVAIFDVRCLKPRRNQPLLSLPGHTKSLASAYFSPATGCRVVTTCADDTLRVFDTSCVGSKAPLLTTVRHNNNTGRWLSRFQAIWDPKQEDCFVVGSMSRPRRIEVFHATGRLLHSFAHEDWLGSVCSINALHPSCPVLAGGNSSGKVHVFKA; encoded by the exons GAGAACACGCCTAAAGAAAACCCAAGCAAACCcaacttttccccgagcccggCCTGGACTGCAGTACTGACGAAGCAAGCTCggatcctcctcacccccctctccTTCAAAAAGGGCTCAGGACGTCAAGGGTTCCTCCCCAGGCGGATCCTGGAGCCGAAGCAGTGCGGCCCCGGAGAGAATTCAGCCGAGGACCCTGGACCCCGGACAGGCCCCGCGGGGTCCCAAGCCCTCAGTGTCTActccaagagaagcagagaggccccccggctctcccccgaGACGGCCGCTGCGGCCGCTGACAGCCCTCAGGATGAAGAAGACAGTGACGGTGATGAGAGAGAGTGccag GCGGCAGCCACGCTGAAAAAAATGACATCCCGGAAGCCACCCTGTGGAGTCAAGAG AAAGAAGCTCAAGGAGGCGGCGGACGAGACGACACCTCGAAGATCGATGCGATTGCTGAAAGCAGATCCGTCAGAAGTGCCGGTACCCCAGGTGCCCGCCCAGCCAGAAGTAGCAGCGGATGAAAGA CCGGCACCACCGCCTGGGCCCTTGGAAATGGTGCCTTCAAACCAGACGGCGAAGGATGAGGTCTTTGGGGAGTTTCTGCAGACGTGGACGGAGATGAGCCAG CTGAGCGGGAACATCATCCAGCAGCCCTCTAGTCTGGAAAG TTACCAAGCCAGCCTGAGCGGAATGGCCATCAGCAAAGAGACGGTCTGCAAGGTGACCAAAGATCGAATCTTCTCCCTGGCCGTCCACCCCTCGGAGAGTCGACTCCTGGTGGCCGCCGGGGACAGGCAGGGCCAGGTCGGGCTGTGGGATCTG GATCAGGGTCCAGCAGGGGCGGGGGTGTACACTTTCGCCCCCCACATCCAGGCCGTTAGCTGCCTGTACTTCTCTCCCGCGAACCCCGCCCACCTGCTGTCGCTGAGCTACGATGGGACCGTGCGGTGCGCAGACTTCTCCAGGGCCGTGTTCGAAGAG GTGTACAGGAACGAAGATctgtccctttcctccttcaccttcctGTCGGACGATGCCTCGTCCCTGCTCGTGGGGCACTGGAACGGCGGTGTGGCTGTGGTGGAcaggcgggccccggcccccgtgcAGTGGGCAGACCTAGGGCCCAGCTTGGTGAGGACCATCCACGGCCACCCGCTGCACAGGCAATATTTTGTGGCCGCGGGCGCGAG GAACGTTGCGATCTTTGACGTGCGCTGCCTCAAGCCCCGACGCAAccagcccctgctctctctcccgggGCACACCAAGAGCCTCGCTTCGGCCTATTTCTCCCCCGCCACCGGCTGCAGGGTCGTGACCACGTGTGCCGACGACACTTTGCG GGTCTTTGACACGAGCTGCGTGGGATCCAAGGCCCCTCTACTCACCACGGTCAG GCACAATAACAACACGGGGCGCTGGCTGAGCCGCTTCCAGGCCATCTGGGACCCCAAGCAGGAAGACTGCTTCGTGGTGGGCAGCATGAGCCGGCCGAGGCGCATCGAGGTGTTCCACGCGACCGGCCGGCTGCTGCACTCCTTTGCCCACGAGGACTGGCTGGGCTCCGTCTGCTCCATCAACGCGCTGCACCCCTCGTGCCCGGTCCTGGCCGGGGGCAACTCGAGCGGGAAGGTCCACGTCTTCAAAGCCTGA
- the WDR76 gene encoding WD repeat-containing protein 76 isoform X1 yields MSSVPAEARAGPEGAEGAAGGGGGGGGVGGPQLLENTPKENPSKPNFSPSPAWTAVLTKQARILLTPLSFKKGSGRQGFLPRRILEPKQCGPGENSAEDPGPRTGPAGSQALSVYSKRSREAPRLSPETAAAAADSPQDEEDSDGDERECQGSSSGLSAYERKRLKNIKENAKFFASLQLLEAAATLKKMTSRKPPCGVKRKKLKEAADETTPRRSMRLLKADPSEVPVPQVPAQPEVAADERPAPPPGPLEMVPSNQTAKDEVFGEFLQTWTEMSQLSGNIIQQPSSLESYQASLSGMAISKETVCKVTKDRIFSLAVHPSESRLLVAAGDRQGQVGLWDLDQGPAGAGVYTFAPHIQAVSCLYFSPANPAHLLSLSYDGTVRCADFSRAVFEEVYRNEDLSLSSFTFLSDDASSLLVGHWNGGVAVVDRRAPAPVQWADLGPSLVRTIHGHPLHRQYFVAAGARNVAIFDVRCLKPRRNQPLLSLPGHTKSLASAYFSPATGCRVVTTCADDTLRVFDTSCVGSKAPLLTTVRHNNNTGRWLSRFQAIWDPKQEDCFVVGSMSRPRRIEVFHATGRLLHSFAHEDWLGSVCSINALHPSCPVLAGGNSSGKVHVFKA; encoded by the exons GAGAACACGCCTAAAGAAAACCCAAGCAAACCcaacttttccccgagcccggCCTGGACTGCAGTACTGACGAAGCAAGCTCggatcctcctcacccccctctccTTCAAAAAGGGCTCAGGACGTCAAGGGTTCCTCCCCAGGCGGATCCTGGAGCCGAAGCAGTGCGGCCCCGGAGAGAATTCAGCCGAGGACCCTGGACCCCGGACAGGCCCCGCGGGGTCCCAAGCCCTCAGTGTCTActccaagagaagcagagaggccccccggctctcccccgaGACGGCCGCTGCGGCCGCTGACAGCCCTCAGGATGAAGAAGACAGTGACGGTGATGAGAGAGAGTGccag GGTAGTTCTTCTGGCTTGTCTGCCTATGAAAGGAAGAGGCTAAAGAACATAAAGGAAAATGCCAAATTCTTCGCTTCTCTTCAGCTGCTGGAG GCGGCAGCCACGCTGAAAAAAATGACATCCCGGAAGCCACCCTGTGGAGTCAAGAG AAAGAAGCTCAAGGAGGCGGCGGACGAGACGACACCTCGAAGATCGATGCGATTGCTGAAAGCAGATCCGTCAGAAGTGCCGGTACCCCAGGTGCCCGCCCAGCCAGAAGTAGCAGCGGATGAAAGA CCGGCACCACCGCCTGGGCCCTTGGAAATGGTGCCTTCAAACCAGACGGCGAAGGATGAGGTCTTTGGGGAGTTTCTGCAGACGTGGACGGAGATGAGCCAG CTGAGCGGGAACATCATCCAGCAGCCCTCTAGTCTGGAAAG TTACCAAGCCAGCCTGAGCGGAATGGCCATCAGCAAAGAGACGGTCTGCAAGGTGACCAAAGATCGAATCTTCTCCCTGGCCGTCCACCCCTCGGAGAGTCGACTCCTGGTGGCCGCCGGGGACAGGCAGGGCCAGGTCGGGCTGTGGGATCTG GATCAGGGTCCAGCAGGGGCGGGGGTGTACACTTTCGCCCCCCACATCCAGGCCGTTAGCTGCCTGTACTTCTCTCCCGCGAACCCCGCCCACCTGCTGTCGCTGAGCTACGATGGGACCGTGCGGTGCGCAGACTTCTCCAGGGCCGTGTTCGAAGAG GTGTACAGGAACGAAGATctgtccctttcctccttcaccttcctGTCGGACGATGCCTCGTCCCTGCTCGTGGGGCACTGGAACGGCGGTGTGGCTGTGGTGGAcaggcgggccccggcccccgtgcAGTGGGCAGACCTAGGGCCCAGCTTGGTGAGGACCATCCACGGCCACCCGCTGCACAGGCAATATTTTGTGGCCGCGGGCGCGAG GAACGTTGCGATCTTTGACGTGCGCTGCCTCAAGCCCCGACGCAAccagcccctgctctctctcccgggGCACACCAAGAGCCTCGCTTCGGCCTATTTCTCCCCCGCCACCGGCTGCAGGGTCGTGACCACGTGTGCCGACGACACTTTGCG GGTCTTTGACACGAGCTGCGTGGGATCCAAGGCCCCTCTACTCACCACGGTCAG GCACAATAACAACACGGGGCGCTGGCTGAGCCGCTTCCAGGCCATCTGGGACCCCAAGCAGGAAGACTGCTTCGTGGTGGGCAGCATGAGCCGGCCGAGGCGCATCGAGGTGTTCCACGCGACCGGCCGGCTGCTGCACTCCTTTGCCCACGAGGACTGGCTGGGCTCCGTCTGCTCCATCAACGCGCTGCACCCCTCGTGCCCGGTCCTGGCCGGGGGCAACTCGAGCGGGAAGGTCCACGTCTTCAAAGCCTGA